In Coriobacteriia bacterium, the genomic stretch GCCGAGACGAACCCGGCGATCTCGCGCACCGATACCTCCCGCGCCAGCGTTACGCGCTTGACACCCAGGGCCGCGAGCGTCTCGAGTGTTGCCGTGTTGTGGGCGTTCATCTGCGTGGAGGAGTGAACCCGCACATGCGGGAGCGTCTTCCTCACGGCCCATAGGAGTCCGAGATCTTGTACGATGACCGCGTCAACGCCGGCCTCCCATGCGCGGTCGAGCAGATCCAGCGCAGTGGCCATCTCGCCTTGCAGCACGACGACGTTCGCGGTCAAGTAGACTCGGACGCCGCGGATGTGGGCGAAACGACAGGTCTCGGCTAGGTTGTCCAAGCTGAAGTTCTCCGCGCCGCGACGCGCGTTGAGGAGTTCGACGCCGAGATAGACGGCGTCGGCACCGTTGGCGATGGCCGCGCGTAGAGCAGCTGGGCCGCCGGCGGGGGCGAGTAGCTCGGGAACTGAGGGGTTGGAACGCTGCACGCGTGCTCCTCGGCGAGTGACGGACCGGTGACGCATGCGGTCATTGGCACGCATTTCGCCCCTTTTCAAGGCACAATGTAGCATCCTAGCAAACGACCGAGAGGCCCATGTGAGCAGACGCTCGCGGGAACGCCGGAACCGCCGAACCACAGCATCGACGATCTTCCTGCGCGTCGCCGGCGTACTTCTAGGCGTTGTGCTGCTTCTGACTGCGGCCGGGGCGGCTACGGCTGTAGCGGCCGTCAACACGTGGCTCAAGGGGCTGCCGGACTACACGAACCCTAAGGCCTTCGAGATCTCGCAGCCCACCAAGATCTACTCGGCTGACGGCAAACTCTTGGCCAAGCTGTACCTGCAGAACCGTGAGGTCGTCCCGATGTCGCAGATGTCGAGCGACGTCGTGCACGGTGTGATCGCCGTCGAGGACGAGCGCTACTACCAGCACGGCGGTGTCGACCCCGTGGGAATCGTGCGGGCGCTGTTCTCAACAATCAGCGGCAACCGTCAGGGTGCCTCGACGATCACGCAGCAGTACATCAGGAACACGATCCTGCTCGACGAGCGCACGGACATGACGCTCGCGCGCAAGGTGCGCGAGGCCTACCTCGCCAACGAGGTCCAGAAGACGCTGTCGAAGGACCAGATCCTCGAGAACTACCTCAACACGGTGTACTTCGGCGAGGGAGCCTACGGCGTCGAGGCCGCGTCGCGAACCTTCTTCTCCAAGAGCTCCAAGGATCTCACGCTGCCTGAGGCGGCTCTGATTGCCGGGCTCGTTCAGTCGCCGAGCAGGCTTGACCCCTACGTCAACCCCGCCCGTGCAATTGCACGCCGCCAAGAGGTCCTCTCTCGCATGCTGTACAACAAGTACATAACGCAGGCGGCCTACGACCAGGCTATTGCGGCGCCGCTCGACCTCAAGCGCGAGGCTCAGCCGCTCGATGGCATCTATGCCGCGCCGTACTTCGTGTCGTACGTGAAGAAGCTCCTGCAGAAGCAGTTCAGCGAAGGAGTGGTATTCAACGGCGGCCTGACGGTCTACACGACACTCGACACCCGGCTCCAAGGCTACGCTGACGCGGTGGCCACCAAGAAGTACAACGGCTCGAAGGACCCGATGGTCGCGATGGTGGCTATCGATCCGCGCAGCGGCTTCGTCAAGGCGATGGTCGGCGGCCGTGACTATGCGAAGAACAAGTTCAACTTTGCCACGCAGGGCTATCGACAGCCTGGCTCCTCGTTCAAAGCGTTTGTCCTGGTCAATGCATTGCAGCAGGGCATGCCTCCCGATTTCCAAGTTGA encodes the following:
- a CDS encoding PBP1A family penicillin-binding protein encodes the protein MSRRSRERRNRRTTASTIFLRVAGVLLGVVLLLTAAGAATAVAAVNTWLKGLPDYTNPKAFEISQPTKIYSADGKLLAKLYLQNREVVPMSQMSSDVVHGVIAVEDERYYQHGGVDPVGIVRALFSTISGNRQGASTITQQYIRNTILLDERTDMTLARKVREAYLANEVQKTLSKDQILENYLNTVYFGEGAYGVEAASRTFFSKSSKDLTLPEAALIAGLVQSPSRLDPYVNPARAIARRQEVLSRMLYNKYITQAAYDQAIAAPLDLKREAQPLDGIYAAPYFVSYVKKLLQKQFSEGVVFNGGLTVYTTLDTRLQGYADAVATKKYNGSKDPMVAMVAIDPRSGFVKAMVGGRDYAKNKFNFATQGYRQPGSSFKAFVLVNALQQGMPPDFQVDSNAPVTIPSKPNPWTVSNNEGTGTGMMSLQTATWQSVNSVYARVAWALGIKNVAHTANVMGITTHLPNYPSIALGAVNCTPFEMASAYGTLATGGVHYDPIVITSVIDSNGQTIFKAQPHGTQVIKPSVAYAATQVLEGVLTQGTAKASGIDRPAAGKTGTSQSNRDLWFVGYTPQLVTSVWVGYPLERTVVIDGKTAFGATAAAPLWASFMKRALAGVAARDFASAPAPNYDPGKFDIPVSDATKYAMSHKSTVKVYVYSTQPAGTVISRSDDGNGTTTETISKGPRPSTSKSSGGKSSSGGKSSSGGGSSGGGGSSGGGGGSGTTTSTP